The Listeria sp. PSOL-1 genome includes a region encoding these proteins:
- a CDS encoding ABC transporter permease, whose amino-acid sequence MNKFWVITKQVYKRRVKTKSFVISLLFPLLIAACFFAIPKIVNYFDKTDTTKIAVISENSLYRDLFTKDTSTFKVNDTITTIKSAKKALTTEKIAGFLTINETKNNLTASYTTKDPAGKTVLNKISKTLTSAKVTMKASEYQITPAQLKELSTPVSISNQVIADNQLTNKQKEVMSAAVLGLTLVIFIFVMSYANIVASEIANEKGTRIMEVILSSVSAKTHLLGKLAAILLMLLTQIGFYLLCAVAFMLIGKNTTMVQGIFNQFNNFPTYYLVLNLGFILLGLLLYILLSALIGSLVPNVETVAQFIYPMTILAIIGYWGSIAAAQAPDNLLVIIGSYIPTFSPMIMLARMDLLSVSTIGILSSLIILLLSVGAAFWLTIRLYQSNVLLYSNEGFFKTWKKSLNYAKHQ is encoded by the coding sequence TTGAATAAATTCTGGGTCATTACCAAGCAAGTCTACAAACGACGCGTTAAAACAAAATCATTTGTTATTTCTCTCCTTTTCCCGCTGTTAATCGCAGCTTGTTTTTTTGCAATTCCTAAGATCGTGAACTACTTTGACAAAACCGATACAACAAAAATCGCTGTTATTAGTGAAAACTCTCTTTATCGCGATTTATTTACTAAAGATACATCTACTTTCAAAGTAAATGATACAATCACCACCATTAAATCTGCAAAAAAAGCCTTAACGACAGAAAAAATTGCTGGCTTTTTAACAATTAACGAAACAAAAAACAATTTAACTGCAAGCTATACAACAAAAGATCCCGCTGGAAAGACTGTTTTAAATAAAATTTCGAAAACATTAACTTCAGCTAAAGTCACCATGAAAGCAAGCGAATACCAAATTACACCTGCACAATTAAAGGAGCTAAGCACTCCTGTCTCCATCTCTAATCAAGTCATTGCTGATAATCAATTAACCAATAAGCAAAAAGAAGTAATGAGTGCGGCTGTCCTTGGATTAACACTCGTGATTTTCATCTTTGTCATGAGCTATGCTAATATCGTTGCTTCCGAAATCGCAAATGAAAAAGGCACGCGCATTATGGAAGTCATTCTTTCAAGCGTTTCTGCTAAAACTCATTTGTTAGGAAAATTAGCTGCTATTTTACTTATGTTATTAACACAAATTGGTTTTTATTTACTCTGTGCTGTTGCTTTCATGCTGATTGGAAAGAATACAACCATGGTACAAGGGATCTTCAATCAATTTAATAATTTTCCAACCTATTATTTGGTGTTAAATCTTGGTTTTATTTTGCTCGGATTATTGCTTTATATTCTATTATCTGCTCTAATTGGTTCACTCGTACCCAATGTCGAGACGGTTGCCCAGTTTATTTATCCAATGACCATTTTAGCGATTATTGGCTACTGGGGATCAATTGCAGCAGCACAAGCGCCTGATAATTTACTTGTCATCATTGGTTCTTATATTCCGACATTTTCACCAATGATTATGCTTGCTCGAATGGATTTATTATCTGTCTCTACTATTGGTATTCTTTCTTCACTCATCATCTTACTGCTTTCAGTTGGAGCTGCTTTTTGGTTAACCATTCGACTCTATCAAAGCAATGTATTACTTTACTCTAATGAAGGCTTCTTTAAAACTTGGAAAAAATCACTCAACTATGCAAAACATCAGTAA
- the glmM gene encoding phosphoglucosamine mutase, producing MGKYFGTDGVRGVANSELTPELAFRLGRMGGYVLTRHVGEHPRVLVARDTRISGEMLESALIAGLVSVGIEVMRLGVISTPGVAYLTRAQGAAASVMISASHNPAPDNGIKFFGSDGFKLSDDQELEIEALLDMEKDELPRPSAEGLGTVSDYYEGKQKYLQFLKQTIDQDFNGYHVALDCANGATASLATHLFADLEADISSMGTSPDGLNINNGVGSTHPEALSAFVTEKNADVGLSFDGDGDRVIAIDEHGKIVDGDKIMFICAKYLKEHGLLNQNTVVSTVMSNLGFYKGLKELAIDDVQTAVGDRYVVEAMREGDYNLGGEQSGHIIFLDHNTTGDGLLSGIQLINVMKATDKTLSELAAEMQTFPQKLVNIRVTDKHAVTDNPKVSEAISEVEKEMDGNGRVLVRPSGTEPLVRVMVEAETKDATNEFCERIAKVVQAEMGL from the coding sequence ATGGGAAAATATTTTGGAACGGATGGAGTTCGTGGGGTAGCAAATTCGGAGCTTACTCCTGAACTAGCTTTCCGCTTAGGAAGAATGGGAGGTTATGTTCTTACACGCCATGTGGGAGAACATCCACGTGTTCTAGTTGCTCGTGATACTCGGATATCTGGAGAGATGCTTGAATCTGCACTCATTGCTGGTCTTGTCTCGGTAGGAATTGAAGTCATGCGTTTAGGCGTTATTTCAACACCGGGCGTTGCTTATCTTACAAGAGCACAAGGTGCTGCAGCTAGCGTTATGATTTCAGCATCACATAATCCCGCTCCAGATAATGGGATAAAATTCTTCGGTTCTGATGGCTTTAAGTTGTCAGATGACCAGGAGTTAGAAATTGAAGCTTTACTAGATATGGAAAAAGATGAACTACCTCGGCCAAGTGCTGAAGGTTTAGGAACAGTTAGCGATTACTATGAAGGAAAACAAAAATATTTACAGTTCTTAAAACAAACGATTGATCAGGACTTTAATGGTTATCATGTAGCGCTTGATTGTGCAAATGGAGCGACAGCGAGTTTAGCTACGCATTTATTTGCAGATCTTGAAGCAGATATCAGTTCAATGGGGACTTCTCCTGATGGGTTAAACATTAATAATGGTGTTGGTTCAACGCATCCAGAAGCTCTTTCTGCCTTTGTTACCGAAAAAAATGCGGATGTCGGTTTATCTTTTGATGGAGATGGAGATCGTGTCATTGCGATTGATGAGCATGGTAAAATCGTGGATGGTGACAAAATCATGTTCATCTGTGCAAAATATTTAAAAGAACACGGTTTACTAAACCAAAATACCGTTGTTTCAACAGTTATGAGCAACTTAGGCTTTTATAAAGGACTGAAAGAATTAGCGATAGATGATGTACAAACAGCCGTAGGAGACCGCTACGTTGTTGAAGCCATGCGAGAAGGTGATTATAACCTTGGCGGGGAACAATCGGGTCATATTATTTTCTTAGATCATAATACAACCGGTGATGGCCTTTTATCTGGGATTCAGCTCATTAATGTCATGAAAGCCACGGATAAGACGCTTTCTGAATTAGCTGCTGAAATGCAAACTTTTCCGCAAAAGTTAGTTAATATTCGTGTGACTGATAAGCATGCAGTAACAGATAATCCTAAAGTGAGCGAAGCCATTTCAGAAGTGGAAAAAGAGATGGATGGAAATGGACGCGTATTAGTCCGACCATCTGGCACTGAGCCACTCGTACGCGTAATGGTTGAAGCAGAAACAAAAGATGCAACAAATGAGTTTTGTGAGCGTATTGCAAAAGTGGTTCAAGCAGAAATGGGTTTATAA
- a CDS encoding APC family permease, whose amino-acid sequence MASPLKRLLIGRPLKSSEAGEQKLGKLKALAVLSSDALSSIAYGTEQILIVLVTVSAAAMWYSLPIALCVLILLFALNLSYKQIIYSYPHGGGAYVVSRENLGKNAGLVAGGSLLVDYMLTVAVSVSSGADAIISAFPSLYPFVIPIAVVLVILVTVINLRGITESASILAVPVYLFVFSIIVLIFTGVFKLLMGIDATHEAAAVGTNVQGVTIFLLLRAFASGSASLTGIEAISNAIPLFKKPRAKNAAKTLAIMASLLGFFFLGITVLAVAYGTVPELKVTVLSQIAANVFGRNFMFYFIQATTALILVLAANTGFSAFPLLAFNLAKDKYMPRMYLAKGDRLGYSNGIVTLAIGSIVLIILFHGKTELLVPLYSVGVFIPFTLSQTGMIVKWWKERPTGWRKKLGANLLGAVISFTVLVVLFLTRIESVWPVFIFMPILIFVFHKTRHHYVKLGPQLRVDGVMDLPDFKGNAVIVAVSDTTKVVEGALKYAKSIGDTVIAVHVSVDKAQGKEVIDRWHSIHPEIRIAHLYSTYRSISEPLMKFIDTAKQKADQDNYSLTVLIPQFIPKKGWQNVLHNQTSLLIRTKLLMKKDVVVATYPYHLKE is encoded by the coding sequence ATGGCTTCGCCGCTAAAAAGGTTATTAATCGGTCGTCCACTAAAAAGTTCAGAAGCTGGGGAACAAAAACTCGGGAAACTAAAAGCGCTTGCTGTTTTATCTTCTGATGCACTTTCATCGATTGCTTATGGAACAGAACAGATTTTGATTGTTCTTGTTACAGTTAGTGCAGCAGCAATGTGGTATTCGCTTCCAATTGCATTATGTGTGTTAATTTTATTATTTGCTTTGAACTTATCCTATAAGCAAATTATTTATTCATACCCACACGGCGGGGGAGCTTATGTTGTCTCACGTGAAAATTTAGGTAAAAATGCGGGTCTGGTTGCCGGAGGTTCACTGCTTGTTGATTATATGTTGACTGTTGCTGTTAGTGTGTCTTCTGGAGCAGATGCCATCATTTCAGCTTTCCCATCACTATATCCATTTGTTATCCCGATAGCGGTTGTACTCGTTATCTTAGTTACCGTTATTAATTTGCGCGGGATTACTGAATCAGCTAGTATTTTAGCTGTTCCTGTCTATTTGTTTGTTTTTTCTATTATAGTATTGATTTTTACTGGTGTGTTTAAACTTTTGATGGGAATAGACGCCACTCACGAAGCGGCCGCTGTTGGAACAAATGTGCAAGGTGTAACAATTTTCTTATTGCTACGTGCTTTTGCTTCTGGCTCAGCATCACTGACTGGGATTGAAGCAATTTCAAATGCGATTCCATTATTTAAAAAACCACGAGCAAAAAATGCTGCTAAAACGTTGGCTATCATGGCATCGCTTTTAGGTTTTTTCTTTTTAGGAATCACTGTTTTAGCTGTTGCTTATGGTACAGTCCCAGAGCTTAAAGTAACCGTGCTTTCACAAATCGCAGCCAATGTTTTTGGACGGAATTTTATGTTTTATTTTATCCAAGCAACAACGGCTTTAATTTTAGTTTTAGCAGCTAATACTGGCTTCTCAGCTTTTCCTCTTTTAGCCTTTAATTTAGCAAAAGACAAATACATGCCAAGAATGTATTTAGCGAAAGGGGATCGACTTGGGTATTCAAATGGGATCGTGACACTCGCTATAGGTTCGATTGTTTTAATTATTCTCTTCCATGGAAAAACAGAACTTCTTGTACCGCTCTATTCTGTTGGAGTATTTATTCCTTTCACACTTTCACAAACTGGAATGATCGTGAAATGGTGGAAAGAGCGTCCCACAGGCTGGAGGAAAAAATTAGGTGCCAATTTGTTAGGTGCCGTTATTTCCTTTACAGTATTGGTCGTTCTCTTCTTGACACGCATCGAGTCTGTTTGGCCTGTCTTCATTTTTATGCCAATTTTGATTTTTGTTTTTCATAAAACACGCCATCATTATGTTAAACTTGGTCCACAACTTCGAGTTGATGGAGTCATGGATTTACCGGATTTTAAAGGGAATGCGGTTATTGTTGCAGTTTCAGATACAACAAAGGTCGTTGAAGGGGCACTAAAATACGCTAAATCAATTGGTGATACAGTGATTGCTGTTCATGTTTCTGTTGACAAAGCACAAGGAAAAGAAGTCATTGATCGTTGGCACAGCATTCATCCAGAAATTAGAATTGCCCATCTTTATTCAACATATCGCTCAATTTCTGAGCCACTGATGAAATTTATTGATACCGCCAAGCAAAAAGCAGATCAAGATAACTATTCACTCACTGTATTAATTCCACAATTTATTCCTAAAAAGGGTTGGCAAAATGTTTTACACAATCAAACAAGTTTACTTATTCGGACCAAATTATTAATGAAAAAAGATGTTGTTGTAGCAACATATCCTTATCACTTAAAAGAATAG
- a CDS encoding DUF6568 family protein, with translation MKFKPVHMIMISGFVFFLIGVILIFKMQSLNQVATTREASQKTLTKITTTELKNLLLKKETAFIYIGRKSCPYCEKFQEKLVRGLNKNGQKAFYYDTDAARKRGENFVAIDEKLKIKTVPTLLYITNGRESARYNLDISEQKEINKWLKVQ, from the coding sequence GTGAAATTTAAACCCGTTCATATGATTATGATTAGTGGTTTCGTGTTCTTTTTAATTGGTGTAATTTTGATTTTTAAAATGCAGAGTTTAAATCAAGTAGCGACGACGCGTGAAGCTAGTCAAAAGACACTAACTAAAATAACAACGACAGAACTAAAAAACCTCCTTTTAAAAAAAGAAACCGCATTTATTTATATTGGTAGAAAAAGTTGCCCCTATTGCGAAAAATTCCAAGAAAAACTGGTTCGCGGTTTGAATAAAAATGGACAAAAAGCTTTTTATTATGATACCGATGCAGCTAGAAAAAGAGGCGAAAACTTTGTTGCTATCGATGAAAAATTAAAAATAAAAACTGTACCTACACTATTATACATAACAAATGGTCGAGAAAGTGCGCGTTATAATTTGGATATTTCTGAGCAAAAAGAGATTAATAAGTGGCTTAAAGTGCAGTAA
- a CDS encoding GNAT family N-acetyltransferase, with the protein MKIRGSLAQDTAQMIELEHLVWTCETTPAEIHFDSKAEYQFKNPPGSKTVAVIDKKIVGILDYKTPTPLKTAQHVILFDIAVHPDYQRQGIGIALINYLKETAQLQGFKKLQLRVLASNQKAIHFYKKNDFHIEGILKKEFCINGQYVDDIFMAYFL; encoded by the coding sequence ATGAAAATTAGGGGGTCATTAGCACAAGACACGGCACAAATGATAGAATTAGAACATCTAGTTTGGACATGCGAAACGACGCCAGCAGAAATCCATTTTGATAGCAAAGCAGAATATCAATTTAAAAATCCACCTGGCTCAAAAACAGTTGCTGTTATCGATAAAAAAATCGTTGGCATTTTAGACTATAAAACGCCTACTCCACTAAAAACAGCACAACATGTCATCTTGTTTGACATTGCCGTTCACCCAGATTACCAGCGGCAAGGCATTGGTATTGCATTGATAAATTATTTAAAAGAAACAGCACAACTGCAAGGCTTTAAAAAACTGCAACTCCGCGTTTTAGCAAGTAACCAAAAAGCCATTCATTTTTATAAAAAAAATGACTTCCATATTGAAGGCATTTTAAAAAAAGAATTTTGTATTAATGGACAGTACGTTGACGATATTTTTATGGCTTATTTTTTATAG
- a CDS encoding YbbR-like domain-containing protein: MMDRILNNKWSIRIISLLLAAILFVSVNINNGNDEFRTLTQQDTEVVQNVPVKVYYDNTNLYVSGMPDTVSVTLSGPRSLVQSAKAQQDFIVYVDLRNASIGEQTVKLRVKNLSERLKAVINPETVKVNVQEKVTKKFSVDAELGKSTIAEGYQADTTTVEPRKVAITGAKDTMKQIAYVKATVEGNDKHEEDFSTSATVAAFDKNLNKLDVQISPEKVKVDVSVSKVGKSIPIKIKEQGTPKSDLSISSVTPDRENVIVVGDGQELDKIKVIEIPVDVSKITADTVKEITVPVPSGARAVQPTSIEVKIKTTKKTKDNDSSQKEESSKKKDTTMNNNDASSNKNNSNNTFAQASRTLSNVDVYTSGLSDGYEAQMITPASGKVNVTLQGPSIILNTMNTSSISLIANLAAAREGSYSTNIEAHNVPDKISYRLSEKVAEFAITRKNT, translated from the coding sequence ATGATGGATCGTATTTTAAATAATAAATGGTCAATAAGGATTATTTCTCTTCTTTTAGCAGCGATTTTATTTGTATCTGTAAATATCAACAATGGAAATGATGAATTCCGTACGCTAACACAACAAGATACAGAAGTTGTACAAAATGTCCCTGTGAAAGTTTATTATGATAACACCAATTTATATGTTTCTGGTATGCCGGATACGGTTTCAGTAACACTGTCTGGCCCACGTAGTTTAGTCCAAAGTGCAAAGGCCCAGCAAGATTTTATCGTCTATGTTGATTTGCGAAATGCCTCCATTGGGGAACAAACTGTTAAACTGCGGGTGAAAAACCTTTCTGAACGCCTTAAAGCAGTCATTAATCCAGAAACTGTGAAAGTTAATGTACAAGAAAAAGTAACAAAGAAATTTTCTGTAGATGCTGAGTTAGGAAAGTCAACGATTGCTGAAGGTTACCAAGCGGACACAACGACTGTTGAACCAAGGAAAGTTGCAATTACTGGTGCAAAAGATACGATGAAGCAAATTGCTTACGTCAAAGCAACCGTTGAGGGCAATGATAAGCATGAAGAAGATTTTTCAACCAGTGCCACTGTCGCAGCATTTGATAAAAATTTGAATAAACTAGATGTTCAAATTAGCCCTGAGAAAGTCAAAGTCGACGTTTCTGTTAGTAAAGTGGGTAAATCCATTCCAATTAAAATAAAAGAACAAGGGACGCCGAAAAGCGATCTATCAATTTCAAGCGTGACACCAGATCGAGAAAATGTTATTGTCGTTGGTGACGGTCAAGAACTGGATAAAATTAAGGTCATTGAAATACCTGTTGACGTAAGTAAAATTACAGCGGATACTGTAAAAGAAATAACCGTTCCAGTTCCAAGTGGTGCAAGAGCCGTTCAACCAACAAGTATAGAAGTGAAAATCAAAACAACAAAAAAAACAAAGGACAATGATTCTAGCCAGAAAGAAGAGAGTTCAAAGAAAAAAGATACCACAATGAACAATAACGACGCATCATCTAATAAAAATAACTCAAATAATACATTCGCACAAGCAAGTAGAACACTTTCAAATGTTGATGTTTATACTTCGGGCTTAAGCGATGGCTACGAAGCCCAAATGATTACGCCAGCAAGTGGTAAGGTAAATGTTACCTTACAAGGCCCATCTATTATTTTAAACACGATGAATACTAGTTCAATCAGCTTAATTGCCAACTTAGCTGCGGCTAGAGAAGGCAGTTATTCAACTAATATTGAAGCGCATAATGTCCCTGATAAAATTAGTTATCGATTGTCAGAAAAAGTAGCTGAATTTGCAATAACACGCAAGAACACTTAA
- a CDS encoding arginase family protein, whose amino-acid sequence MKKTGILGVPWLFNQARRGTLLAPFAIRYAGMDEFLARLDIHVNNDQNLPFFTNLEEEAILINKNLEAITKKIVELKQIVCEMLEKEGVPIILGGEQFISLGVIAAALVKAPKAGVVWLNAELDLGNEHYSERLSESVLEVALGRGTEILTQVMDGHFLDPGNLAIIGTRRCSKTSKAHIDNLKINHYEMQTIDRKGFQKVTDELMEWIKIKKQPIHFMLAVNVIDPEFAPGTDIISVGGLYWREIRHLLKKLADSHAVASITITGLNPLKDEKNKTARLIATLLEEYFTG is encoded by the coding sequence ATGAAAAAAACGGGGATTTTAGGAGTTCCTTGGTTATTTAACCAAGCTAGGAGAGGGACATTGTTAGCGCCTTTTGCAATTCGCTATGCGGGAATGGACGAATTTTTAGCACGTTTAGACATCCATGTAAACAACGATCAGAACCTTCCGTTTTTCACGAATTTGGAAGAAGAAGCCATTTTAATTAACAAAAATTTGGAAGCGATTACAAAAAAGATAGTCGAGCTTAAGCAAATTGTGTGTGAAATGCTTGAAAAAGAAGGCGTTCCGATTATTTTAGGCGGAGAGCAATTTATTTCACTTGGAGTGATTGCAGCGGCCCTTGTAAAAGCACCGAAAGCAGGCGTTGTCTGGTTAAATGCAGAACTTGATTTGGGAAACGAGCATTATTCTGAAAGGCTAAGTGAAAGCGTGTTAGAAGTTGCGCTTGGAAGAGGCACAGAAATATTAACACAAGTAATGGATGGTCATTTTTTAGATCCAGGAAATTTAGCGATTATTGGTACAAGACGATGCTCTAAAACAAGTAAGGCACATATCGACAATTTAAAAATAAATCATTATGAAATGCAGACGATTGATCGGAAGGGCTTTCAGAAAGTGACAGATGAGTTAATGGAATGGATAAAAATAAAAAAGCAACCCATTCACTTTATGTTGGCTGTTAATGTTATTGATCCAGAGTTTGCGCCAGGGACGGATATTATTTCAGTAGGTGGCCTTTATTGGCGTGAAATCAGGCATCTTTTGAAAAAGCTTGCAGACAGTCATGCTGTGGCATCGATTACGATCACAGGCCTAAATCCACTTAAAGATGAAAAAAACAAAACAGCTCGTTTAATTGCTACTCTACTTGAAGAATATTTCACAGGGTAA
- the cdaA gene encoding diadenylate cyclase CdaA, with amino-acid sequence MNFLNVPILHYIENIIDILVVWFVIYGLIMLIRGTKAVQLLKGIFIIVVVKVISSFCGLHTVEWITNQALTWGFLAIIIIFQPELRRALETLGRGNIFVRTGSRIEKEQHHLIEAIEKSTEYMAKRRIGALISVAKDTGMEDYIETGIPIKAHISSQLLINIFIPNTPLHDGAVIIKGNEIASAASYLPLSDSPFLSKELGTRHRAALGISEVTDSITIVVSEETGGISVTKSGELFRDISKEQLHDMLERELVTVVKKKNGFFSKWKGDDKK; translated from the coding sequence ATGAATTTTTTAAATGTTCCTATATTGCATTACATAGAAAATATAATTGATATTTTAGTTGTATGGTTTGTTATTTACGGATTGATTATGCTGATCCGTGGAACAAAGGCAGTTCAGCTTTTAAAAGGTATATTTATTATTGTTGTGGTAAAAGTGATCAGTAGTTTTTGTGGTCTCCATACAGTGGAATGGATTACAAACCAAGCACTTACTTGGGGTTTTTTAGCCATCATCATTATTTTTCAACCTGAGCTTCGACGGGCACTTGAGACCCTTGGGCGAGGCAATATTTTTGTGCGCACAGGTTCACGCATTGAAAAAGAACAGCATCATTTAATTGAAGCGATTGAAAAATCAACGGAATATATGGCTAAACGGCGAATTGGTGCTTTAATTTCTGTTGCAAAAGATACAGGAATGGAAGATTACATTGAAACGGGTATTCCAATTAAAGCGCATATTTCTTCGCAGCTTTTAATTAATATCTTTATCCCAAATACACCACTTCATGATGGAGCTGTGATCATAAAAGGTAATGAAATCGCTTCTGCAGCCAGTTATCTACCGCTTTCTGACAGTCCTTTTCTTTCAAAGGAACTAGGCACAAGGCATAGAGCTGCTCTTGGAATTAGTGAGGTCACAGACAGTATTACAATCGTTGTATCGGAGGAAACGGGTGGCATTTCTGTTACAAAAAGCGGCGAGCTATTCCGTGATATTTCTAAAGAACAACTTCATGATATGTTAGAGCGTGAACTGGTTACAGTGGTTAAGAAAAAAAATGGCTTCTTTTCTAAATGGAAAGGAGACGATAAAAAATGA
- a CDS encoding ABC transporter ATP-binding protein, whose translation MLELQRLTKQFGSKTAVNNLSFTVESGKILGLIGQNGAGKTTTFRLILNFLKATSGEIFWNGQSALKINPNDIGYLPEERGLYNDVTIEEQLLFFAELKGCKKQETKYEIDQLLERAEVVGKKTDLIKTLSKGNQQKIQLLSTIIHKPKLLILDEPFSGLDPVNAEILKRFVFEMKEQGTTIIFSSHRMENVEELCDSLIMLKQGQTVLKGTTEEVKLSYGRNRIRLVAPQLTMTDLQQLNGVKSVETRPDGTRILQLSAEKYAKEIFNYVTKDGFIPTFSLEPPTLEEIFKWKVGEDIE comes from the coding sequence ATGCTTGAATTACAAAGATTAACAAAGCAATTTGGTAGCAAAACAGCCGTAAACAACTTATCATTTACTGTGGAAAGCGGGAAAATATTAGGATTAATTGGGCAAAATGGCGCTGGTAAAACAACGACATTTCGTCTGATTTTAAATTTCCTTAAAGCAACAAGTGGTGAAATTTTTTGGAACGGCCAATCTGCATTAAAAATAAATCCTAATGATATTGGTTATTTACCTGAAGAACGTGGACTTTATAACGATGTAACGATTGAAGAGCAGCTGTTATTTTTTGCAGAGTTAAAAGGTTGCAAGAAGCAGGAAACAAAGTATGAAATCGATCAACTACTAGAACGCGCCGAAGTCGTTGGGAAAAAGACCGATTTAATCAAAACGTTGTCAAAAGGGAATCAACAAAAAATACAATTACTCAGCACAATCATTCATAAGCCAAAATTACTGATTTTAGATGAACCATTTAGTGGCCTTGATCCAGTAAATGCAGAGATTTTAAAGCGTTTTGTATTTGAAATGAAAGAACAAGGAACCACCATCATTTTCTCAAGTCATCGGATGGAAAATGTCGAGGAATTGTGCGACTCCCTAATCATGTTAAAACAAGGCCAAACCGTGCTTAAAGGAACAACGGAAGAAGTAAAATTAAGCTATGGACGAAATCGTATTCGCCTTGTCGCCCCTCAACTGACAATGACCGATTTACAACAATTAAATGGGGTAAAAAGTGTAGAAACGCGTCCAGACGGCACTCGTATTTTACAATTAAGCGCTGAAAAATATGCCAAAGAAATTTTTAATTATGTGACAAAAGACGGCTTTATTCCAACATTTAGTTTAGAGCCCCCAACGCTTGAAGAAATTTTCAAATGGAAGGTTGGTGAAGATATTGAATAA
- a CDS encoding Ig-like domain-containing protein has translation MQNKKLIKLLIIIFAGAIILGVEFPAKTTVKAGSAATYYSTFRPLKINQVSDTDLRVTGTATPNISIRVRVKNYVFRGCANKYGDFSIKLNKKYPEGTAIEVEQYRLFSSERKRTIVQSTASVTEPQVNEVSTTDQVITGISRSPQVKAVINGAASYSYPNQKTGEFTINLGRTYSKGTVIKVYAINGSLISNPTQIIVIEKQVVLEAPLINKVTTEDEVITGQAGPDLTVKLTIGQDLYEAETDQNGHFTVYLDHKYTRDTVIYAHVTNGNVNSAVTEAVVEKGRYNLGVNAITNIDRVITGITEPYSKMTVRIGNRVYTGTATETGAFSIELGQTYQAGQNVTVKSKEPNYGVEETKVVIIYPAPPTVNTIAIGAESISGTASPNALVIVTLGGKMYQGFANRAGDYDIPINPNDAVTGAIVYVKQISNNVESYSSEVVIGEKSS, from the coding sequence TTGCAAAATAAGAAGCTAATAAAATTGTTAATCATTATTTTTGCTGGAGCGATTATTTTAGGCGTTGAGTTTCCAGCGAAAACAACTGTAAAAGCGGGGAGTGCGGCTACTTACTACTCTACATTTAGGCCACTAAAAATCAATCAAGTCAGTGATACCGATTTACGTGTAACAGGAACTGCTACACCAAATATCAGTATTCGTGTTAGAGTGAAGAACTATGTTTTTAGAGGTTGTGCCAATAAGTATGGTGACTTTTCAATCAAGTTAAATAAAAAATATCCAGAAGGCACAGCGATTGAAGTCGAACAGTATCGTCTTTTTTCTTCAGAAAGAAAAAGAACGATTGTTCAATCGACAGCATCTGTTACTGAGCCTCAAGTAAATGAGGTAAGCACAACAGATCAAGTTATAACAGGGATTTCGCGCTCACCTCAAGTAAAAGCTGTTATTAACGGTGCGGCTAGTTATAGTTATCCAAACCAGAAAACAGGTGAATTTACGATTAATTTAGGTCGCACATACTCTAAAGGTACAGTGATTAAAGTATATGCTATAAATGGTTCACTAATTAGTAATCCAACACAAATCATTGTCATCGAAAAACAGGTCGTATTAGAGGCCCCGCTAATCAATAAGGTCACAACAGAAGATGAAGTGATTACAGGTCAAGCAGGCCCTGATTTAACAGTTAAATTAACAATCGGGCAAGACTTATACGAAGCAGAAACGGATCAGAATGGACATTTTACTGTTTATTTAGACCATAAATACACGCGCGATACAGTTATCTATGCACATGTAACAAATGGAAATGTGAATAGCGCAGTCACAGAAGCTGTTGTTGAAAAAGGCAGGTATAATTTAGGTGTCAATGCAATTACCAATATTGACCGCGTTATTACAGGAATCACAGAACCATATTCCAAAATGACTGTTCGAATTGGTAATCGGGTGTACACGGGAACAGCAACAGAAACAGGAGCCTTTTCAATTGAGCTTGGGCAAACCTATCAAGCTGGACAAAACGTGACTGTGAAATCAAAAGAACCGAATTATGGTGTGGAAGAAACAAAAGTCGTCATTATTTATCCAGCGCCACCAACTGTCAATACAATCGCTATAGGAGCAGAGTCGATTTCAGGTACAGCTAGTCCTAATGCGCTTGTTATTGTTACACTTGGCGGTAAAATGTATCAAGGATTTGCTAATCGCGCTGGCGATTACGACATCCCGATCAATCCAAATGATGCAGTAACAGGAGCGATCGTGTATGTAAAACAAATCAGCAATAATGTTGAAAGTTATTCTTCAGAAGTAGTCATTGGAGAAAAGTCGAGCTGA